One segment of Bradyrhizobium sp. CB2312 DNA contains the following:
- a CDS encoding amino acid ABC transporter permease, with the protein MTDITSSAYVRQDLLTERPAPMKTTGFIGLVRTRLLNSPTNILITIVSALLLWFTIVPSVRFLFVDAVWTGSDRAACLTENAGFAVGACWPYIQAKLPQLIYGFYPEAERWRVNLTFALAAVLLVPMLVPRLPAKGVNASLFFFAFPIVAFFLLHGGGISGFGVSWTAGLLQLFDDSIIGAGQVLLNLSKTSAIAPLLWAVGNLILLVGKAIYWLIFPLTSLRDQLEGSGQSVWTDFAITTAVVSLIAFVLGGGVRTGWRPLAWSIVTFIAVAIVIKLMGLDHGGLAVVQTRLWGGLLVTLVVSVAGIVTSLPIGIALALGRRSSIPLIRIFSIAFIEFWRGVPLITVLFFATYMLPLFLPGNFTVDGLVRALIGIALFTGAYQAENVRGGLAAIPRGQGEAAAALGLSWWKTTSLIVLPQALRHVIPNLVNSFISLFKDTSLVSIVALFDLLGSLRASFADPKWSTPSTLFTGFAFAGIIYFLFCFGMSRYSLFVEHRLNAHRRN; encoded by the coding sequence ATGACCGATATCACCTCATCCGCCTATGTCCGACAGGATCTGCTCACCGAGCGTCCTGCGCCGATGAAGACGACAGGCTTCATTGGCCTCGTGCGCACGCGCCTGCTCAACTCGCCGACCAACATCCTGATTACCATCGTCAGTGCCCTGTTGCTCTGGTTCACCATCGTTCCGTCAGTGAGATTTCTGTTCGTCGACGCAGTCTGGACCGGCAGTGACCGCGCCGCGTGCCTGACCGAGAACGCAGGGTTTGCAGTCGGCGCCTGCTGGCCGTACATCCAGGCAAAACTGCCGCAATTGATCTATGGCTTCTATCCCGAGGCCGAGCGCTGGCGCGTCAACCTCACCTTCGCCCTGGCGGCGGTCCTTTTGGTGCCGATGCTCGTTCCGCGCCTGCCGGCGAAGGGGGTGAACGCCAGCCTGTTCTTCTTCGCCTTTCCGATCGTGGCATTCTTCCTGCTGCATGGCGGCGGCATCTCGGGCTTCGGCGTGAGCTGGACCGCGGGCCTGCTGCAATTGTTCGACGACAGCATCATCGGCGCCGGGCAGGTCCTGCTCAATCTCAGCAAGACCTCGGCCATCGCCCCGCTGTTGTGGGCGGTCGGCAACCTCATCCTGCTGGTCGGCAAGGCAATCTACTGGCTGATCTTTCCGCTGACCTCGCTGCGCGACCAGCTCGAGGGTTCGGGCCAATCGGTCTGGACCGATTTTGCAATCACCACGGCCGTGGTCTCGCTGATCGCCTTTGTCCTCGGCGGCGGCGTGCGCACGGGATGGCGCCCCCTAGCGTGGAGCATCGTGACGTTCATCGCCGTCGCCATCGTGATCAAGCTGATGGGGCTCGATCATGGCGGACTGGCGGTCGTGCAGACGAGGCTCTGGGGCGGTCTGCTGGTGACGCTCGTGGTCTCCGTCGCCGGCATCGTCACGTCATTGCCGATCGGCATTGCGCTGGCGCTCGGCCGCCGGTCCAGCATTCCGCTGATCCGGATCTTCTCGATCGCCTTCATCGAGTTCTGGCGCGGCGTGCCGCTGATCACCGTGCTGTTCTTCGCCACCTACATGCTGCCGCTGTTCCTGCCGGGCAATTTCACCGTCGACGGCCTCGTCCGTGCGCTGATCGGGATCGCGCTGTTCACGGGCGCCTACCAGGCCGAGAACGTCCGCGGGGGCCTCGCCGCGATCCCGCGCGGGCAGGGCGAGGCGGCGGCGGCGCTCGGGCTGTCCTGGTGGAAGACGACGTCGCTGATCGTGCTGCCGCAGGCTCTGCGCCACGTCATCCCGAACCTCGTCAACAGCTTCATCTCGCTGTTCAAGGATACCTCGCTGGTCTCCATCGTCGCGCTGTTCGATTTGCTGGGTTCGCTGCGCGCCTCGTTCGCGGATCCGAAGTGGTCGACGCCGTCGACCCTGTTCACGGGCTTTGCCTTCGCCGGTATCATCTATTTCCTGTTCTGCTTTGGAATGTCGCGCTACTCGCTCTTCGTCGAGCACCGTCTCAACGCCCACCGTCGCAACTGA
- a CDS encoding amino acid ABC transporter substrate-binding protein, with translation MKRVTLALTLALAAGLTAQTAGAQTLKTVKDRGTLSCGVSQGLPGFSSPDDKGNWTGIDVDLCRAVAAAIFNDPTKIKFVPLSAKDRFTALQSGEIDVLSRNTTWTISRDTSLGANFTGVTYYDGQGFMVKKSLKVNSALELNSASVCVQTGTTTEQNLADYFKANNMKYEVIAFGTNDETVKAYEAGRCDVFTTDQSGLYANRLKLANPNDHMVLPEIISKEPLGPMVRHGDDQWFDIVKWTLFAMVTAEELGITSKNVDEKAKMENPELKRVLGTDGNFGEQLGLTKDWVVRIVKAVGNYGEVFDRNVGSGSPLAINRGLNNLWNKGGLQYAPPIR, from the coding sequence ATGAAACGCGTAACCCTGGCTCTCACTCTCGCTCTCGCCGCCGGCCTGACTGCCCAGACCGCCGGTGCGCAAACGCTCAAGACCGTCAAGGACCGTGGCACGCTGTCCTGTGGTGTCAGCCAGGGCCTGCCGGGCTTCTCCTCGCCCGACGACAAGGGCAACTGGACGGGGATCGACGTCGACCTCTGCCGCGCCGTCGCCGCCGCCATCTTCAACGATCCGACCAAGATCAAGTTCGTGCCGCTGTCCGCCAAGGATCGCTTCACGGCACTGCAATCCGGCGAGATCGACGTGCTCTCGCGCAACACCACCTGGACCATCTCGCGCGACACCTCGCTCGGCGCCAACTTCACCGGCGTGACCTATTATGACGGGCAGGGCTTCATGGTGAAGAAGTCGCTCAAAGTGAATTCCGCTCTGGAACTGAACAGCGCCTCGGTCTGCGTGCAGACCGGCACCACCACCGAGCAGAATCTCGCCGACTACTTCAAGGCCAACAACATGAAGTACGAGGTGATCGCGTTCGGCACCAACGACGAGACGGTCAAGGCCTATGAGGCCGGTCGCTGCGACGTCTTCACCACCGACCAGTCGGGCCTCTACGCCAACCGCCTCAAGCTCGCCAATCCCAACGACCACATGGTGCTGCCCGAGATCATCTCGAAGGAGCCGCTCGGACCGATGGTGCGCCACGGCGACGACCAGTGGTTCGACATCGTGAAGTGGACGCTGTTCGCGATGGTCACCGCCGAAGAGCTCGGCATCACCTCGAAGAACGTCGACGAGAAGGCCAAGATGGAAAATCCGGAGCTGAAGCGCGTGCTCGGCACCGACGGCAATTTTGGCGAACAGCTCGGCCTCACCAAGGACTGGGTGGTCCGGATCGTGAAGGCGGTCGGCAATTACGGCGAGGTGTTCGACCGCAATGTCGGCTCGGGCTCGCCGCTCGCCATCAATCGCGGTCTCAACAATCTTTGGAACAAGGGGGGTCTCCAGTACGCGCCGCCGATCCGCTGA
- the metC gene encoding cystathionine beta-lyase, with protein MDSSHPLQQQAETRLVTSGRDTKAQKGFVNPPVFHGSTVLYPTAEDLHAHRGEFTYGRHGSPTTKAFQETLMALEGPQCAGVGIVPSGLSAISTTLLSVLKTGDHILVCDNVYRPSRNFCNGMLTRYGVETTYFDPLIGAGIEKLFKPNTRAVLVEAPGSQSFEMPDIRAIAEVAHAKGALVIDDNTWATPLYHCSLEQGVDISMQAATKYIGGHSDIMFGTISANAKAWPQIAEGIRLLGVCAGPDDVFLALRGLRTLSVRLAQHHRSGLEMARWLADRPEVARVLHPALETDPGHAIWRRDFTGASGLFSVVLKPAPQSAVDAMLNTLKLFGMGFSWGGFESLAIPFDCDAYRTATKWAPGGPTLRLHIGLESTDDLKADLDRGFAALKAAM; from the coding sequence ATGGATTCCTCGCATCCCCTTCAGCAGCAGGCCGAGACCCGGCTGGTGACCTCCGGCCGCGACACCAAGGCGCAGAAGGGCTTCGTCAATCCGCCGGTGTTCCACGGCTCGACCGTGCTCTATCCGACCGCCGAGGATCTGCACGCCCATCGCGGCGAATTCACCTATGGCCGCCACGGCTCGCCCACCACCAAGGCGTTCCAGGAGACGCTGATGGCGCTGGAGGGACCGCAATGTGCCGGCGTCGGCATCGTTCCGTCGGGACTGTCGGCGATCTCCACCACCCTGCTCTCGGTGCTGAAGACCGGCGACCACATCCTGGTCTGCGACAACGTCTATCGGCCCTCGCGCAATTTCTGCAACGGCATGCTGACCCGCTACGGCGTCGAGACCACCTATTTCGATCCGCTGATCGGCGCCGGCATCGAAAAGCTGTTCAAGCCGAACACGCGCGCGGTGTTGGTCGAGGCGCCGGGCTCGCAATCGTTCGAGATGCCGGACATTCGCGCCATCGCCGAGGTCGCGCATGCGAAGGGCGCGCTCGTGATCGACGACAACACCTGGGCGACGCCGCTCTATCACTGCTCGCTCGAGCAGGGCGTCGACATCAGCATGCAGGCGGCCACCAAATATATCGGCGGCCATTCCGACATCATGTTCGGCACCATCTCGGCCAATGCCAAGGCCTGGCCGCAAATCGCGGAAGGAATCCGCCTGCTCGGCGTTTGCGCCGGTCCCGATGACGTGTTCCTCGCGCTGCGCGGCCTGCGCACGCTGTCGGTGCGGCTGGCGCAGCACCATCGCTCCGGGCTCGAGATGGCGCGCTGGCTCGCTGATCGGCCCGAGGTCGCGCGCGTGCTGCATCCGGCCCTGGAGACCGATCCCGGCCACGCGATCTGGAGGCGCGACTTCACCGGCGCCTCGGGCCTGTTCAGCGTCGTGCTGAAGCCCGCGCCGCAGAGCGCCGTCGACGCCATGCTCAACACGCTCAAGCTGTTCGGCATGGGATTTTCCTGGGGCGGCTTCGAGAGCCTTGCGATTCCCTTCGACTGCGACGCCTATCGCACCGCCACCAAGTGGGCGCCGGGCGGCCCGACTCTCCGTCTCCACATCGGGCTCGAGAGCACTGACGATCTCAAAGCCGATCTCGATCGCGGTTTCGCTGCCCTCAAAGCGGCAATGTGA
- a CDS encoding cysteine synthase A, translated as MTTRNDVVEAIGNTPLIKLKRASELTGCTILGKAEFMNPGQSVKDRAGKWMILEAEKRGELKPGGLVVEATAGNTGIGLAVVASARGYRTLIVIPETQSQEKKDFLKLCGAELIEVPALPYANPNNYQHVGRRLADELRKTEPNGVLFADQWNNLDNAKAHYESTGPEIWEQTGGKVDGFVCSVGSGGTLAGVSRYLKEKNKDVRIACADPHGAGMYEYFRTGDAKATSGGSITEGIGLNRATAIVETAKVDDAYLIPDTEAVTVIYELLQHEGLCLGGSTGINIAGAMRLAKQLGPGKTIVTVLCDSGSRYQSKLFNADFMRAKNLPVPEWLEKRSNIKPPFV; from the coding sequence ATGACCACTCGAAACGACGTTGTCGAAGCCATCGGCAACACCCCGCTGATCAAGCTCAAGCGCGCTTCGGAGTTGACCGGCTGCACCATCCTCGGCAAGGCCGAGTTCATGAATCCCGGGCAGTCGGTGAAGGACCGCGCGGGCAAATGGATGATTCTGGAGGCCGAGAAGCGCGGCGAGCTCAAGCCGGGCGGTCTCGTGGTGGAAGCGACCGCCGGCAACACCGGCATCGGCCTTGCGGTCGTGGCGAGCGCGCGCGGCTACCGCACGCTGATCGTGATCCCGGAGACGCAGAGCCAGGAGAAGAAGGACTTTCTGAAGCTCTGCGGCGCCGAGCTGATCGAGGTGCCGGCCCTGCCCTACGCCAATCCCAACAACTACCAGCATGTCGGCCGCAGGCTGGCCGACGAGCTGCGCAAGACCGAGCCCAATGGCGTGCTGTTCGCCGACCAGTGGAACAATCTCGACAATGCCAAGGCGCATTACGAGTCCACCGGACCGGAGATCTGGGAGCAGACCGGCGGCAAGGTCGACGGCTTCGTCTGCTCGGTCGGCAGCGGCGGCACGCTCGCCGGCGTCAGCCGCTATCTGAAAGAGAAGAACAAGGACGTCCGCATCGCCTGCGCCGATCCGCACGGCGCCGGCATGTACGAATACTTCAGGACCGGCGATGCCAAGGCGACGTCCGGCGGCTCGATCACCGAGGGCATCGGCCTCAACCGCGCGACCGCGATCGTCGAGACCGCGAAGGTCGATGACGCCTATCTCATTCCCGACACTGAGGCCGTCACCGTCATCTATGAGCTGCTCCAGCACGAGGGGCTCTGCCTCGGCGGCTCGACCGGAATCAACATCGCCGGCGCGATGCGGCTCGCAAAACAGCTCGGACCCGGCAAGACGATCGTGACCGTGCTGTGCGATTCCGGCAGCCGCTATCAGTCCAAGTTGTTCAACGCGGACTTCATGCGCGCCAAGAACCTGCCCGTGCCGGAGTGGCTCGAGAAGCGCAGCAACATCAAGCCGCCGTTCGTCTAG
- a CDS encoding DUF805 domain-containing protein yields MLDLVFGFNTRLGRLKFFLATLALAVVMTAICFAVAMSVLRNVNPANVRPDDLLKSSGMIAAMVFFALATITLYSMRFRDIGWDPVCVVPAWIALMIVDYVVAMKFPHLAMGQEHTGTVVGGIVNLALTLVLLFWPGDRHA; encoded by the coding sequence GTGCTCGACCTGGTATTTGGCTTCAATACCCGCCTGGGACGGTTGAAGTTCTTCCTCGCCACGCTCGCGCTCGCGGTCGTGATGACCGCGATCTGCTTTGCGGTCGCGATGTCGGTGCTGCGCAACGTCAACCCGGCCAATGTTCGCCCCGACGATCTCCTGAAGAGCTCGGGAATGATCGCGGCGATGGTGTTCTTCGCGCTGGCAACCATCACGCTGTACTCGATGCGCTTCCGCGACATCGGCTGGGATCCCGTCTGCGTGGTGCCAGCCTGGATCGCGCTGATGATCGTTGACTACGTCGTCGCGATGAAGTTTCCGCACCTTGCAATGGGCCAGGAGCATACCGGCACGGTCGTCGGCGGCATCGTCAATCTCGCGCTGACACTGGTGCTGCTGTTCTGGCCTGGCGACCGCCACGCTTAG
- a CDS encoding amino acid ABC transporter ATP-binding protein, translating to MSEPIVKISGLNKWYGDFHVLRDIDLEVQKGERIVICGPSGSGKSTLIRCINALEEFQEGEIVVDGIELGPNLKHIDAVRREVGMVFQSFNLFPHLTVLDNCTLAPIWVRNIPKRDAEATAMKFLERVKIPHQANKFPGQMSGGQQQRVAIARALTMNPKVMLFDEPTSALDPEMVKEVLDTMVDLAEEGMTMLVVTHEMGFAREVANRVVFMDAGQIIEANTPNEFFAAPQHARTKLFLSQILR from the coding sequence ATGTCCGAGCCCATCGTCAAGATTTCCGGCCTGAACAAATGGTACGGCGACTTCCACGTGCTGCGTGACATCGACCTCGAGGTCCAAAAGGGCGAGCGCATCGTGATCTGCGGGCCCTCGGGCTCGGGCAAGTCGACGCTGATCCGCTGCATCAACGCGCTGGAGGAGTTCCAGGAGGGCGAGATCGTCGTCGACGGCATCGAGCTCGGACCGAACCTCAAGCACATCGACGCGGTGCGCCGCGAGGTCGGCATGGTGTTCCAGAGCTTCAATCTGTTCCCGCATCTGACAGTGCTCGACAATTGCACGCTGGCGCCGATCTGGGTGCGCAACATTCCCAAGAGGGACGCCGAGGCGACCGCGATGAAATTCCTGGAGCGGGTCAAGATCCCGCACCAGGCCAACAAGTTTCCGGGCCAGATGTCCGGCGGCCAGCAGCAGCGCGTCGCCATCGCCCGCGCGCTGACCATGAATCCGAAAGTGATGCTGTTCGACGAGCCGACTTCGGCGCTCGATCCTGAAATGGTGAAGGAGGTGCTCGACACCATGGTCGACCTCGCCGAGGAGGGCATGACCATGCTGGTCGTCACCCACGAGATGGGCTTTGCCCGCGAGGTCGCCAACCGCGTCGTGTTCATGGACGCCGGCCAGATCATCGAGGCCAACACGCCGAACGAGTTTTTTGCGGCCCCGCAGCATGCCAGGACGAAGCTGTTTTTGAGCCAGATCTTGCGGTGA
- a CDS encoding efflux transporter outer membrane subunit encodes MRHAARWLAVLCLAASSGACVLTQDLPDPALDVPTQYKYAGKGDAPPSLDWWRGFRSTELTQLMEEAQTVNLDIAAAVARIVQADAQARQAGAALLPSLSGTGQETYSRTSGSSASGLSIGGREVVNYSASLSASYQLDFWGQNRDALQTAEETANANRFDRDVVALTTLAAVANAYFQVLASQDRLRTAQNNIASAQRILDAIKERRKAGTSTDLDVAQQESVLGNQKASVPPLRQTLDQNVNALAVLVSRPPESVRVRGGSLNNIGIPKVTPGLPSEILTQRPDIRRQEAQLASATANIGNARAQFFPTIQLTGNGGYQSSALVSLFQPHAAFFQLVGSATQPIFDGGKILGNFEFAKARQDELLQTYRKTIVQSFADVDNALYSIKQTTIKLQLQRDVVTSSRRAFDLAEQQLRAGTADIVTVLNVQQTLFQAEDALWQAQLARLLAIVSLYQALGGGWEPRMEKPVNAL; translated from the coding sequence ATGCGGCACGCCGCGCGCTGGCTTGCGGTGCTGTGCCTCGCCGCCAGTTCCGGGGCTTGCGTGCTGACCCAGGATCTCCCGGATCCCGCGCTCGACGTTCCCACGCAGTACAAATATGCGGGCAAGGGCGATGCGCCGCCGTCACTGGATTGGTGGCGCGGCTTCCGCTCCACCGAGCTCACGCAACTGATGGAGGAGGCGCAGACCGTCAACCTCGACATCGCCGCCGCCGTCGCGCGTATCGTCCAGGCGGATGCCCAGGCGCGGCAGGCGGGTGCGGCGCTGCTGCCGAGCCTGTCCGGCACCGGGCAGGAGACCTATTCGCGCACCTCGGGCTCGAGCGCCTCGGGCCTGTCCATCGGCGGGCGCGAAGTCGTCAACTATTCGGCCTCCCTCAGCGCCAGCTATCAGCTCGATTTCTGGGGCCAGAATCGCGATGCGCTGCAGACGGCGGAAGAGACGGCGAACGCCAACCGCTTCGATCGTGACGTCGTCGCGCTGACGACGCTTGCAGCCGTCGCCAACGCCTATTTCCAGGTGCTGGCCTCGCAGGACCGCCTGCGGACCGCGCAGAACAACATTGCGAGCGCACAGCGCATCCTCGATGCCATCAAGGAGCGCCGCAAGGCCGGCACCAGCACCGATCTGGACGTCGCGCAGCAGGAGAGCGTGCTGGGCAACCAGAAGGCGTCGGTGCCGCCGCTGCGCCAGACGCTCGACCAGAATGTGAATGCGCTCGCCGTGCTGGTGTCGCGGCCGCCGGAGAGCGTGCGCGTGCGCGGCGGCTCGCTGAACAACATCGGCATCCCCAAGGTCACGCCGGGCCTGCCGTCGGAGATTTTGACGCAGCGGCCGGACATCCGCCGGCAGGAGGCGCAGCTTGCATCGGCCACCGCGAACATCGGCAATGCCCGCGCGCAGTTCTTTCCGACCATCCAGCTCACCGGCAATGGCGGCTATCAGAGCTCGGCGCTGGTGTCGCTGTTCCAGCCGCATGCGGCGTTCTTCCAGCTCGTCGGCAGCGCGACGCAGCCGATCTTCGACGGTGGCAAGATCCTCGGCAATTTCGAATTCGCGAAGGCGCGGCAGGATGAATTGCTCCAGACCTACCGCAAGACCATCGTCCAGTCTTTTGCCGACGTGGACAATGCGCTGTACTCGATCAAGCAGACCACGATCAAGCTGCAATTGCAGCGCGATGTCGTCACCTCGTCCCGGCGCGCCTTCGATCTCGCCGAGCAGCAATTGCGCGCCGGCACCGCTGACATCGTGACCGTGCTGAACGTCCAGCAGACACTATTTCAGGCGGAAGACGCGCTGTGGCAGGCCCAACTCGCACGGCTTCTTGCCATCGTCAGCCTATATCAGGCGCTCGGCGGCGGCTGGGAGCCGCGCATGGAGAAACCGGTCAATGCTCTTTAA
- a CDS encoding efflux RND transporter periplasmic adaptor subunit has product MLFKPDKKESAKEGTAKKSRGRGFVMTLITLAILGGLGYIGWSAMHQQQANNRNQRPDLPVPVLAATPRIQDVPVFLDGVGAIRALNTVTVRSQVDGKLIAVNFTEGQDVKKGDVLGEIDPALYQATYDQAVAKKAQDQAQLANQRIDLTRYEQLAASNAGSKQQADTQRALVAQTEALVKADQAAIDNAAATLSYTKIVAPLSGRAGLRQVDQGNIIHAADTTGLVVITQLQPIAVWFSLPQQQIMRVNAAAAKGTLAVDVFGNDGVTVIDTGKLTGIDNQVDQTTGTLRLKAEFPNANYQLWPGQFVNVRLKVETLMQALVVPTSAVQRGPIGTFSYVIGEDNVVSAKPVTVTQQNEHDAVIASGLSPTDKVVTTGFANLSDGSKVVIGRDDQTPSADLAPRKRSRGPQGDAQKKDGAKNSQTDGQKDSQKDGQAKDGEFHAKRKSSEGDQKGQTGPAPGPGASSGAGAKQP; this is encoded by the coding sequence ATGCTCTTTAAGCCGGATAAGAAGGAAAGCGCGAAAGAGGGGACGGCGAAAAAGTCGCGCGGCCGCGGCTTCGTCATGACCCTGATCACGCTCGCGATCCTTGGCGGCCTTGGCTATATCGGCTGGAGCGCGATGCACCAGCAGCAGGCGAACAACCGCAACCAGCGGCCCGATCTGCCCGTGCCGGTATTGGCTGCGACCCCACGTATCCAGGACGTCCCGGTCTTTCTCGACGGCGTCGGCGCGATCCGCGCACTCAACACCGTGACCGTACGTTCGCAGGTCGACGGCAAGCTGATCGCGGTCAATTTCACCGAAGGCCAGGACGTCAAGAAGGGCGACGTGCTCGGCGAGATCGATCCCGCGCTCTATCAGGCGACCTACGACCAGGCGGTTGCCAAGAAGGCGCAGGACCAGGCCCAGCTCGCCAACCAACGCATCGACCTGACGCGCTACGAGCAGCTCGCTGCCTCCAATGCCGGCTCCAAGCAGCAGGCAGACACCCAGCGCGCGCTGGTCGCGCAGACCGAGGCGCTGGTCAAGGCGGACCAGGCCGCGATCGACAACGCTGCGGCGACGCTGAGCTACACCAAGATCGTGGCGCCACTCTCGGGCCGCGCCGGCCTGCGCCAGGTCGACCAGGGCAACATCATCCACGCCGCCGACACCACGGGCCTCGTGGTGATCACGCAGTTGCAGCCGATCGCGGTGTGGTTCAGCCTTCCGCAGCAGCAGATCATGCGCGTCAACGCGGCCGCCGCAAAGGGCACGCTCGCTGTCGACGTGTTCGGCAATGACGGCGTCACCGTGATCGACACCGGCAAACTCACCGGCATCGACAACCAGGTCGACCAGACCACCGGCACGCTGAGGCTCAAGGCCGAGTTCCCCAACGCCAACTACCAGCTCTGGCCAGGCCAGTTCGTCAATGTCCGCCTCAAGGTCGAGACCTTGATGCAAGCGCTCGTGGTGCCGACCTCGGCGGTGCAGCGCGGCCCGATCGGCACCTTCAGCTACGTCATCGGCGAGGACAATGTGGTCTCGGCCAAGCCCGTGACGGTGACGCAGCAGAACGAGCATGACGCCGTGATCGCGAGCGGCCTGTCGCCGACCGATAAGGTCGTCACGACAGGCTTTGCCAATCTGTCCGACGGCTCCAAGGTCGTCATCGGCCGCGACGACCAGACCCCGTCCGCCGATCTCGCCCCGCGCAAGCGCTCGCGCGGGCCGCAGGGCGATGCGCAGAAGAAAGACGGTGCCAAGAACAGCCAGACCGACGGTCAGAAGGACTCGCAAAAGGACGGACAAGCCAAGGACGGCGAGTTCCACGCCAAGCGCAAGAGCAGCGAAGGCGACCAGAAGGGCCAGACAGGACCTGCACCGGGGCCGGGGGCCTCATCGGGAGCTGGAGCCAAGCAGCCATGA
- a CDS encoding ABC transporter permease subunit (The N-terminal region of this protein, as described by TIGR01726, is a three transmembrane segment that identifies a subfamily of ABC transporter permease subunits, which specificities that include histidine, arginine, glutamine, glutamate, L-cystine (sic), the opines (in Agrobacterium) octopine and nopaline, etc.) encodes MSTEARKPPAQIALKIRRILGGKAGWNGVVVQFAFAAILGWIGYEIVSNTRANLENQHIAAGFGFLRNNAGFDVNQTLISYTGSDTFLRVFVVGLLNTLVVSVVGIFFATVIGFIVALCRLSPNWLLSRVGEIYVEIIRNLPLLFQILFWYLAVLAALPNPRQSISLLGIAFISNRGLVIPSPIGGSGLVPFLAVLALGIVASLALRIQARRALFQRGQLIRIWPYVLGLLFGLPLATILVFGLPFTVELPQLKGFNFAGGSRIIPEFVALTLALSTYTAAFIAEIVRAGILSVHKGQMEAGSSLGLSRGATLRLIVVPQAMRVIVPPLTNQYLNLTKNSSLAVAIGYPDLVSVWAGTSLSQTGQAIEIIAMTMGVYLLISLLTSAIMSVYGWRVSRSLGA; translated from the coding sequence ATGAGCACCGAGGCTCGAAAACCGCCGGCCCAGATCGCGCTGAAGATCAGGCGCATTCTGGGCGGCAAGGCAGGCTGGAACGGCGTCGTCGTCCAGTTTGCCTTCGCGGCGATCCTGGGCTGGATCGGCTACGAGATCGTCTCCAACACCCGCGCCAACCTCGAGAACCAGCACATCGCCGCCGGCTTCGGCTTCCTCCGCAACAATGCCGGCTTCGACGTCAACCAGACCCTGATCTCCTACACCGGCTCGGACACGTTCCTGCGCGTGTTCGTGGTCGGGCTCCTGAACACGCTCGTGGTCTCGGTGGTTGGCATCTTCTTCGCCACCGTGATCGGCTTCATCGTCGCGCTGTGCCGGCTGTCGCCGAACTGGCTCTTGTCGCGCGTCGGCGAGATCTACGTCGAGATCATCCGGAACCTGCCGCTGCTGTTCCAGATCCTGTTCTGGTACCTGGCGGTGCTCGCGGCGCTGCCCAATCCCAGGCAAAGCATTTCGCTGCTGGGCATCGCCTTCATCAGCAATCGTGGCCTCGTCATTCCATCACCGATCGGCGGAAGCGGCCTGGTCCCGTTCCTTGCGGTGCTGGCCCTCGGCATCGTCGCGTCGCTGGCCTTGCGCATCCAGGCGCGGCGCGCCCTGTTCCAACGCGGGCAGCTGATCCGCATCTGGCCCTATGTGCTGGGCCTGCTGTTCGGCCTGCCGCTTGCCACCATACTGGTGTTCGGTTTGCCTTTCACCGTCGAGCTGCCGCAGCTCAAGGGGTTCAATTTCGCCGGCGGCTCGCGCATCATTCCGGAGTTCGTGGCGCTGACGCTGGCGCTGTCGACCTATACCGCCGCCTTCATCGCCGAGATCGTCCGCGCCGGCATCCTGTCCGTCCACAAGGGCCAGATGGAGGCGGGGTCCTCGCTCGGCCTCAGCCGCGGCGCCACGCTGCGGCTGATCGTCGTGCCGCAGGCGATGCGCGTGATCGTGCCACCCCTGACCAACCAGTATCTCAATCTCACCAAAAATTCCTCGCTTGCCGTCGCGATCGGCTATCCTGACCTCGTCTCGGTATGGGCCGGCACGTCGCTGAGCCAGACCGGGCAGGCGATCGAGATCATCGCCATGACGATGGGTGTCTATCTTCTGATCTCGCTGCTCACCAGCGCGATCATGAGCGTCTACGGTTGGCGCGTCAGCCGGAGCCTCGGCGCATGA